The proteins below are encoded in one region of Pseudoduganella armeniaca:
- a CDS encoding transposase codes for MDGRRFQETVVPRQPRLLLQGVPLHLIQRGHNREACFFREWDYRVYLDTLDEQARRTACSLHAYVLMTNHVHLLASFRDVHRLPDFIRGVGQQYGQYLNRRRRRCSTVWDGRYRSSPIADERYLLVCQRYIELNPVRAGIVGRPEDFCWSSYLGNAGVRPDGLLTPHALYSGLGDNPQERYRAYCGLFDQDLSATELEELRRAANANCVIGKAPSQPPGLGSAGSPDRPAGD; via the coding sequence ATGGATGGTCGTCGTTTTCAGGAGACCGTCGTGCCGCGCCAGCCACGCTTGTTGCTGCAGGGAGTGCCTTTGCATTTGATTCAGCGGGGGCATAATCGGGAGGCGTGTTTTTTCAGGGAATGGGATTACCGCGTCTACCTCGACACACTGGACGAACAGGCGCGACGTACGGCATGCTCGTTGCATGCATATGTATTGATGACGAATCATGTGCACTTGTTAGCCTCGTTCCGCGACGTACACCGCTTGCCAGACTTCATCCGTGGCGTAGGTCAGCAATACGGCCAGTACCTCAACCGGCGTCGGCGCCGTTGCAGCACCGTGTGGGATGGACGCTATCGATCCAGTCCTATTGCCGATGAACGCTACTTGCTTGTCTGTCAGCGCTACATCGAACTGAACCCAGTGCGGGCAGGAATCGTCGGGCGACCTGAAGACTTTTGCTGGTCGAGTTATCTGGGCAACGCGGGTGTGCGGCCAGATGGGTTGCTCACGCCTCACGCGCTGTATAGCGGGCTCGGCGATAATCCGCAGGAACGCTACCGCGCATACTGTGGGCTGTTTGACCAAGACCTGAGTGCGACGGAACTGGAGGAGCTGCGCCGCGCAGCGAATGCCAACTGTGTCATCGGCAAGGCACCGTCGCAGCCTCCCGGCTTAGGGTCTGCCGGGTCGCCGGACCGCCCCGCAGGGGACTGA
- a CDS encoding patatin-like phospholipase family protein → MHIVKTNGPRTVSLALQGAGTYGAFTWGVLDRLLDEDFVIDSVTGSSSGAVNATVLADGYALGGGRRGAQAALRRFWTSLSQVAALSPLRPTLVDLLAGRGSLQHCPSYHLMEAAGAIMGPVFQTPLTHNPLRNVFSSLIDFGRVRACTELELFVAATNVRTGTGKLFRRHEMDAQRLLASACLPTVFAAVEVDGESYWDGSFVANPPLAPLRERAPRDVIVVQNNPIARGDMPRSMADISNRANEIAFNISFIREISALTHVGAVPDEHRGATMPDEPARLHLISGTDTLGNYSISSKFNGELGFLTQLHELGVAAAEQWLSEHGHDLGVRSTLDTRPVFFAEQGLRA, encoded by the coding sequence TTGCACATCGTTAAAACCAACGGCCCCAGGACCGTCAGCCTTGCGCTCCAGGGCGCCGGCACCTATGGCGCCTTCACGTGGGGCGTGCTGGACCGCCTGCTGGACGAAGATTTCGTCATCGACAGCGTGACCGGCAGCAGCTCCGGCGCCGTCAACGCGACCGTGCTGGCCGACGGCTACGCGCTGGGCGGCGGCCGGCGCGGCGCCCAGGCGGCGCTGCGGCGTTTCTGGACCAGCTTGTCGCAAGTGGCGGCACTCAGCCCGCTGCGTCCCACCCTGGTCGACCTGCTGGCCGGGCGCGGTTCGCTGCAGCATTGCCCGTCCTACCACCTGATGGAGGCGGCCGGCGCGATCATGGGGCCGGTATTCCAGACGCCGCTGACGCACAACCCGCTGCGCAACGTGTTTTCCAGCCTGATCGACTTCGGCCGGGTGCGCGCCTGCACGGAGCTGGAACTCTTCGTGGCCGCTACCAACGTGCGCACCGGCACCGGCAAGCTGTTCCGGCGCCACGAGATGGATGCGCAGCGGCTGCTGGCCTCGGCCTGCCTGCCGACCGTGTTCGCGGCGGTCGAGGTGGACGGCGAAAGCTACTGGGACGGCAGCTTCGTCGCCAACCCGCCGCTGGCGCCGCTGCGGGAGCGCGCGCCGCGCGACGTGATCGTCGTGCAGAACAATCCGATCGCGCGCGGCGACATGCCGCGCAGCATGGCCGACATCAGCAACCGCGCCAACGAGATCGCCTTCAACATCAGCTTCATCCGCGAGATCAGCGCGCTGACGCACGTGGGCGCGGTACCGGACGAGCACCGCGGCGCCACGATGCCGGACGAACCGGCGCGCCTGCACCTGATCAGCGGCACGGACACGCTGGGCAACTACAGTATCTCCAGCAAGTTCAACGGCGAGCTGGGCTTCCTCACGCAGCTGCACGAGCTGGGCGTGGCCGCCGCCGAGCAGTGGCTGAGCGAGCACGGACATGACCTGGGGGTGCGTTCGACCCTCGATACGCGGCCGGTGTTTTTTGCCGAGCAGGGTTTGCGGGCTTGA
- the sixA gene encoding phosphohistidine phosphatase SixA — protein sequence MDLILWRHAEAEPGHEGLPDLERALTSKGLKQAKRMGKWLDSQLPENCRILVSPAVRTVQTAEGLGRKYKTNAELVPGAAPEAILQAANWPAGRETVVIVGHQPTLGQVASLLLTGEPLDIEMKKASAWWFTQRDADEPIVLKAAMSADLVK from the coding sequence ATGGATCTGATTTTATGGCGCCACGCCGAAGCGGAGCCTGGCCACGAGGGCCTGCCGGACCTAGAGCGCGCCCTGACCTCGAAGGGCCTGAAGCAGGCCAAGCGCATGGGCAAGTGGCTCGACTCGCAACTGCCGGAGAACTGCCGCATCCTGGTCAGCCCGGCCGTGCGCACGGTGCAGACGGCGGAGGGACTGGGGCGCAAGTACAAGACCAATGCCGAGCTGGTGCCGGGCGCGGCACCGGAAGCGATCCTGCAGGCCGCCAATTGGCCGGCCGGGCGCGAGACGGTCGTCATCGTCGGCCACCAGCCCACCCTGGGGCAGGTGGCGTCGCTGCTGCTGACGGGCGAGCCGCTCGATATCGAGATGAAAAAGGCCAGCGCATGGTGGTTCACGCAGCGCGACGCGGATGAGCCGATAGTGCTGAAGGCGGCGATGTCGGCCGACCTGGTCAAGTGA
- the ppk1 gene encoding polyphosphate kinase 1, with translation MKPETRAELARHALFLDRELSQLAFNRRVLAQAEDPSIPVLERLRYLCIVSSNLDEFFEVRVASLLAAASVDGVLSEHPALTANLNRVSAECHALVNRQYEVLNTEVLPLLEENGIHIVRHSQRTEAQRAWVKDYFEREVRPLLTPIGLDPAHPFPQVVNKSLNFIVALSGKDAFGRGTAIAIVKAPRVLPRIIPLPAGLSDTPGISFCLLSSIIHAHVADLFSGREVLAYSQFRVTRDSDLWVDEDEVKNLRQALKGELAGRQFGRSVRLEVAKNCPPELSQFLLDQFNLDKTRLYQVDGPVNLVRLNEIAEHTKKPELRFAPFIPGVLNKTVNNDIFATLRRHDMLLHHPFQSFQTVIDFIRSAATDPCVVAIKQTVYRTGMNSDLMEALILAARLGKEVTVVVELMARFDEEANINWADKLEQAGAQVVYGVVGLKTHAKIALVIRREGGNDNATLRYYAHLGTGNYHPTTTKFYTDFGLLTSNPELGRDVNEVFMHLTSLAKPQKLNHIWLAPFALQDQIIKAIRNEAKIAKSGKPARIIVKVNALVDESVIRALYAASQDGVRIDLIVRGACTLRPGVEGLSENIRVRSIIGRFLEHSRIYYFRNDLQHDIYLGSADWMNRNLFRRIEVAFPILDRALKRRVMAEGLNPYLKDNVNAWELEPDGHYQRRKPRAKQQPFGAQQHLMQTLGTTTAEATRPAPPAA, from the coding sequence ATGAAGCCTGAAACTCGTGCGGAACTTGCGCGCCATGCTCTGTTTCTCGACCGCGAATTATCCCAGCTGGCGTTCAACCGCCGCGTGCTGGCCCAGGCCGAGGACCCGTCGATCCCCGTGCTGGAGCGCCTGCGCTATCTATGTATCGTCAGCAGCAACCTCGACGAATTCTTTGAAGTACGGGTCGCCAGCCTGCTGGCCGCGGCCAGCGTCGATGGCGTGTTGTCCGAGCACCCGGCCCTGACCGCCAACCTGAACCGCGTGAGCGCCGAGTGCCATGCGCTGGTCAACCGGCAATATGAAGTACTCAATACCGAGGTGCTGCCGCTGCTGGAAGAAAACGGCATCCACATCGTGCGGCACAGCCAGCGCACCGAGGCGCAGCGGGCCTGGGTCAAGGACTACTTCGAACGGGAAGTGCGGCCGCTGTTGACACCGATCGGCCTCGACCCCGCCCACCCGTTCCCCCAAGTGGTCAACAAGAGCCTGAACTTCATCGTGGCCTTGTCCGGCAAGGATGCCTTCGGGCGCGGCACCGCGATCGCCATCGTCAAGGCGCCCCGCGTCCTGCCCCGCATCATCCCCCTCCCCGCCGGCCTGTCCGACACGCCCGGCATCTCGTTCTGCCTGCTCTCCTCCATCATCCATGCCCATGTCGCCGACCTGTTCTCGGGCCGCGAGGTGCTGGCCTATTCGCAGTTCCGCGTGACGCGCGATTCCGACCTGTGGGTGGACGAGGATGAAGTGAAAAACCTGCGCCAGGCCCTGAAGGGCGAGCTGGCCGGGCGCCAGTTCGGCCGCTCGGTGCGCCTGGAAGTGGCAAAGAACTGCCCGCCGGAGCTGTCGCAATTCCTGCTCGACCAGTTCAACCTCGACAAGACCCGGCTGTACCAGGTGGACGGCCCGGTCAACCTAGTGCGCCTGAACGAGATCGCCGAGCACACCAAGAAGCCCGAGTTGCGCTTCGCGCCGTTCATCCCGGGTGTGCTGAACAAGACCGTCAACAACGACATCTTCGCCACCCTGCGCCGGCACGACATGCTGCTGCACCACCCGTTCCAGTCGTTCCAGACGGTGATCGACTTCATCCGCTCGGCCGCGACCGACCCGTGCGTCGTCGCCATCAAGCAGACGGTCTACCGCACCGGCATGAACTCGGACCTGATGGAAGCGCTGATCCTGGCCGCGCGCCTGGGCAAGGAAGTGACGGTCGTGGTCGAGCTGATGGCGCGCTTCGACGAGGAAGCCAATATCAACTGGGCGGATAAGCTCGAACAGGCCGGCGCGCAGGTGGTGTACGGCGTGGTGGGCCTGAAGACGCACGCCAAGATCGCCCTGGTGATCCGGCGCGAAGGCGGCAACGACAACGCCACCTTGCGCTACTACGCCCACCTGGGCACGGGCAACTACCACCCGACCACCACCAAGTTCTACACCGACTTCGGCCTGCTGACGTCGAACCCGGAGCTGGGCCGCGACGTCAACGAGGTGTTCATGCACCTGACCAGCCTGGCCAAGCCGCAAAAGCTGAACCACATCTGGCTGGCGCCGTTCGCGCTGCAGGACCAGATCATCAAGGCCATCCGCAACGAAGCGAAGATCGCCAAGAGCGGCAAGCCGGCGCGCATCATCGTCAAGGTCAACGCGCTGGTGGACGAATCGGTCATCCGCGCGCTGTACGCGGCCTCGCAGGACGGAGTGCGCATCGACCTGATCGTGCGCGGCGCCTGCACGCTGCGGCCCGGCGTGGAGGGGCTGTCGGAGAACATCCGGGTGCGCTCGATCATCGGCCGCTTCCTCGAGCACAGCCGCATCTACTACTTCCGCAACGACCTGCAGCACGACATCTACCTGGGCAGCGCCGACTGGATGAACCGCAACCTGTTCCGCCGCATCGAGGTGGCGTTCCCCATCCTGGACCGCGCCTTGAAGCGGCGCGTGATGGCCGAAGGACTGAACCCGTACCTGAAGGATAATGTGAACGCGTGGGAGCTGGAGCCGGACGGTCATTACCAGCGCCGCAAGCCGCGCGCCAAGCAGCAGCCGTTCGGCGCGCAGCAGCACCTGATGCAAACCCTGGGCACGACCACCGCCGAGGCCACGCGGCCGGCGCCGCCCGCCGCGTGA
- the pstS gene encoding phosphate ABC transporter substrate-binding protein PstS, with amino-acid sequence MASLIVGVSAAMAFTTAAAADITGAGATFPYPIYAKWAEAYKAATGNGLNYASVGSGAGIKQIKAKTVDFGASDKPLKAEELDEAGLMQFPAIMGGVVTIVNLDGIAPGQMKLTGPVVADIYLGKITKWNDPAIAALNPGVKLPAEDITVVHRADSSGTSFLFTDFLSKTNAEFKTKVGADAAVKWPTGVGGKGNEGVAANVQRIKGAIGYVEWAYAKKNKMAHTQLKNKDGVFLQPDDENFKAAAANAEWTKTPGFGVVLTDQPGKASWPITGVSYILMYKQQADAAKGKEVIKFFDWAFTNGDKAAVELDFVPMPDTVVKQVQAAWKQNLKDASGKALY; translated from the coding sequence ATGGCCTCCCTCATCGTAGGCGTGTCCGCAGCAATGGCCTTCACGACCGCCGCCGCAGCGGACATTACCGGCGCCGGTGCTACCTTCCCATATCCGATCTACGCCAAGTGGGCGGAGGCCTACAAGGCCGCCACCGGCAACGGCCTGAACTACGCTTCCGTCGGCTCCGGCGCCGGCATCAAGCAGATCAAGGCCAAGACCGTCGACTTCGGCGCCTCCGACAAGCCACTGAAGGCCGAGGAGCTGGACGAAGCGGGCCTGATGCAGTTCCCCGCCATCATGGGCGGCGTCGTCACCATCGTGAACCTGGACGGCATCGCCCCAGGCCAGATGAAGCTGACCGGCCCGGTCGTGGCCGACATCTACCTGGGCAAGATCACCAAGTGGAACGATCCGGCGATCGCCGCGCTGAACCCGGGCGTCAAGCTGCCGGCCGAAGACATCACCGTCGTGCACCGCGCCGACAGCTCCGGCACCTCGTTCCTGTTCACCGACTTCCTGTCGAAGACCAATGCCGAATTCAAGACCAAGGTCGGCGCCGACGCGGCCGTGAAATGGCCGACCGGCGTGGGCGGCAAGGGCAACGAAGGCGTGGCCGCCAACGTGCAGCGCATCAAGGGCGCGATCGGCTACGTCGAGTGGGCCTACGCCAAGAAGAACAAGATGGCGCACACCCAGCTGAAGAACAAGGACGGCGTGTTCCTGCAGCCGGACGACGAGAACTTCAAGGCTGCCGCCGCGAATGCCGAGTGGACCAAGACCCCGGGCTTCGGCGTGGTGCTGACCGACCAGCCGGGCAAGGCTTCCTGGCCGATCACGGGCGTGTCGTACATCCTCATGTACAAGCAGCAGGCCGACGCCGCCAAGGGTAAAGAAGTCATCAAGTTCTTCGACTGGGCCTTCACCAACGGCGACAAGGCTGCCGTCGAACTGGACTTCGTGCCGATGCCCGACACGGTCGTCAAGCAGGTGCAGGCGGCCTGGAAGCAGAACCTGAAGGACGCTTCCGGCAAGGCGCTGTACTGA
- the pstC gene encoding phosphate ABC transporter permease subunit PstC produces MLGVMRRQRIQDFIFHKVTMLFALSVLFVLIGIIVSLAIGAMPALKEFGPGFITRVEWDPINDQFGALIAIVGTLSTAAIALVIAFPVSFGIALFLTEICPVWLRRPLGTAVELLAGVPSIIYGMWGLFVFAPLFGDYVQPFLKSTIGLLPIIGELFRGPTMGIGILTAGLILAVMIIPFISSVMRDVFEIVPAVLKESAYGLGCTRWEVVRKIVLPYTKTGVVGGVMLGLGRALGETMAVTFVIGNANKLSASLFAPGNSIASTLANEFAEAATPLHVSSLYSLALILFVITFIVLSAAKLMLAGMSRKEGVK; encoded by the coding sequence ATGCTGGGCGTCATGCGCCGCCAGCGCATCCAGGATTTCATCTTCCACAAGGTGACGATGCTGTTTGCGCTGTCGGTGCTGTTCGTCCTGATCGGCATCATCGTCTCGCTGGCGATCGGCGCCATGCCGGCCCTGAAGGAGTTCGGGCCCGGCTTCATCACCCGCGTCGAGTGGGACCCCATCAACGACCAGTTCGGCGCGCTGATCGCCATCGTCGGCACCTTGTCCACTGCCGCCATCGCGCTGGTGATCGCCTTCCCCGTCAGCTTCGGCATCGCGCTGTTCCTGACGGAGATCTGCCCAGTGTGGCTGCGCCGCCCGCTGGGCACGGCCGTCGAGCTGCTGGCCGGCGTGCCGTCGATCATCTACGGCATGTGGGGCCTGTTCGTGTTCGCGCCGCTGTTCGGCGACTACGTGCAGCCGTTCCTGAAGTCCACCATCGGCCTGTTGCCGATCATCGGCGAGCTGTTCCGCGGCCCCACGATGGGCATCGGCATCCTGACCGCGGGCCTGATCCTGGCCGTGATGATCATCCCGTTCATCTCTTCCGTGATGCGCGACGTGTTCGAGATCGTGCCGGCCGTGCTGAAGGAGTCCGCCTACGGCCTGGGTTGCACGCGCTGGGAAGTGGTGCGCAAGATCGTGCTGCCGTACACCAAGACGGGCGTGGTCGGCGGCGTCATGCTGGGCCTGGGCCGTGCGCTGGGCGAGACCATGGCCGTCACCTTCGTGATCGGCAACGCCAACAAGCTGTCGGCGTCGCTCTTCGCACCGGGCAACTCGATCGCCTCCACCCTGGCCAATGAATTCGCCGAGGCCGCGACGCCGCTGCACGTGTCGTCGCTGTACTCGCTGGCCCTGATCCTCTTCGTCATCACGTTCATCGTGCTGTCCGCCGCCAAGCTGATGCTGGCGGGGATGTCGCGCAAGGAAGGCGTCAAATAA
- the pstA gene encoding phosphate ABC transporter permease PstA, translating into MHAPVNKVYRKRLLQHRVGIALSVFAMSLGIAVLLWILATLLINGFAALTPALFTETTPAPGSEGGGLMNAIVGSLMMVGLSTLVSTPIGILAGIYLAEYGEENKLAQVTRFVTDIMLSAPSIVIGLFVYTLYVANVNHFSGYAGSIALSLIAVPVVVRTTDNMLRLVPNSLLEAAFALGAPRWKVAMMVRLRAVKAGVVTGVLLAVARVSGETAPLLFTALNNQFFNADMNKPMANLPYVIYQFAMSPYDNWRELAWGGALLVTFSVLALNILSRTVFTQKIPN; encoded by the coding sequence ATGCATGCTCCAGTCAACAAGGTTTATCGCAAGCGGCTGCTGCAGCACCGCGTCGGCATCGCGCTGTCCGTGTTTGCCATGTCGCTCGGCATTGCCGTGCTGCTGTGGATCCTCGCCACGCTGCTGATCAACGGCTTCGCCGCGCTGACGCCGGCGCTGTTCACCGAAACCACGCCGGCCCCTGGCAGCGAGGGCGGTGGCCTGATGAACGCCATCGTCGGCAGCCTGATGATGGTCGGCCTGTCCACGCTGGTGTCGACCCCGATCGGCATCCTGGCCGGCATCTACCTGGCCGAATACGGCGAGGAGAACAAGCTGGCCCAGGTGACGCGCTTCGTCACCGACATCATGCTGTCGGCGCCGTCGATCGTCATCGGCCTGTTCGTCTACACGCTGTACGTCGCCAACGTCAATCACTTCTCCGGTTACGCCGGTTCGATCGCGCTGTCGCTGATCGCCGTGCCGGTGGTGGTGCGCACCACCGACAACATGCTGCGCCTGGTCCCCAACAGCCTGCTGGAAGCCGCGTTCGCGCTGGGCGCGCCGCGCTGGAAGGTGGCGATGATGGTGCGCCTGCGCGCTGTGAAAGCCGGCGTGGTGACGGGCGTGCTGCTGGCCGTGGCGCGTGTCTCCGGCGAAACCGCACCGCTCTTGTTCACGGCCCTGAACAACCAGTTCTTCAACGCCGACATGAACAAGCCGATGGCCAACCTGCCGTACGTGATCTACCAGTTCGCGATGAGCCCTTACGACAATTGGCGCGAGCTGGCCTGGGGCGGCGCGCTGCTGGTGACGTTCTCCGTGCTGGCGCTGAACATCCTGTCGCGCACCGTATTCACCCAGAAGATCCCGAATTGA
- the pstB gene encoding phosphate ABC transporter ATP-binding protein PstB — translation MNVIKPVPATATQARAASKIIEIKGLNFYYGKTRSLTNVNLDIHEKQVTAFIGPSGCGKSTLLRTLNRMYDLYPGQRAEGTIAYRGRNILEADQDVNMLRAKVGMVFQKPTPFPMSIYDNIAFGVRLYEDLSKGEMDERVEWALKKAALWTEVKDKLGKSGLSLSGGQQQRLCIARGVAVKPDVLLLDEPTSALDPISTSKVEELISELKQDYTIAIVTHNMQQAARCSDYTAYMYLGELVEFGETDQIFMNPARKETQDYITGRFG, via the coding sequence ATGAACGTCATCAAGCCGGTGCCGGCCACCGCAACCCAGGCCCGCGCGGCCAGCAAGATCATCGAGATCAAGGGCCTGAATTTCTACTACGGCAAGACGCGCAGCCTGACCAACGTCAACCTGGACATCCACGAGAAGCAGGTGACGGCCTTCATCGGCCCGTCCGGCTGCGGCAAATCCACCTTGCTGCGTACCTTGAACCGCATGTACGACCTGTACCCGGGCCAGCGCGCCGAAGGCACGATCGCCTACCGCGGCCGCAACATCCTAGAAGCCGACCAGGACGTGAACATGCTGCGCGCGAAAGTGGGCATGGTGTTCCAGAAGCCGACGCCGTTCCCCATGTCGATCTACGACAACATCGCCTTCGGCGTGCGCCTGTACGAGGACCTGTCGAAGGGCGAGATGGACGAGCGCGTCGAGTGGGCGCTCAAAAAAGCCGCGCTGTGGACGGAAGTGAAGGACAAGCTGGGCAAGAGCGGCCTGTCGCTGTCCGGCGGCCAGCAGCAGCGCCTGTGCATCGCGCGCGGCGTGGCGGTGAAACCGGACGTGCTGCTGCTGGACGAGCCGACGTCCGCGCTGGACCCGATCTCCACGTCCAAGGTGGAAGAGCTGATCAGCGAGCTGAAACAGGACTATACGATCGCCATCGTCACGCACAATATGCAGCAGGCGGCGCGCTGCTCGGACTACACGGCGTACATGTACCTGGGCGAGCTGGTCGAATTCGGCGAGACGGACCAGATCTTCATGAACCCGGCGCGCAAGGAAACGCAGGACTACATCACCGGCCGCTTCGGCTGA
- the phoU gene encoding phosphate signaling complex protein PhoU: MMGEHSSKQYDHDLEAIRSKVLLMGGMVETQFLDAMTCFRIGNVERAERVIREDDAVNQLEVQLDDQCSHLIVRRQPAANDLRTIMATIKVITDLERIGDEATKIARTAKSLHTRGAVTVNHYEMVRTIATATSDMLHDALDAFARNDHNQALQLIAQDAVIDHEFRSIMRNLITFMMEDPRTISTALDTMWVAKAIERIGDHAKNIAEYVIYVVEGRDIRHSKPASVATGPEEN, translated from the coding sequence ATGATGGGCGAACATTCATCCAAACAATACGACCACGACCTGGAAGCGATCCGCTCCAAGGTGCTCTTGATGGGCGGCATGGTCGAAACGCAGTTCCTCGATGCGATGACGTGCTTCCGCATCGGCAATGTCGAGCGCGCCGAGCGCGTGATCCGCGAGGACGACGCCGTCAACCAGCTGGAAGTACAGCTGGACGACCAGTGCAGCCACCTGATCGTGCGGCGCCAGCCGGCCGCCAACGACCTGCGCACGATCATGGCGACGATCAAGGTGATCACGGACCTGGAGCGCATCGGCGACGAGGCCACCAAGATCGCGCGCACGGCGAAAAGCCTGCACACGCGCGGCGCCGTCACCGTCAACCATTACGAAATGGTGCGCACCATCGCCACCGCGACCAGCGACATGCTGCACGACGCGCTGGACGCGTTCGCCCGCAACGACCATAACCAGGCCTTGCAGCTGATTGCCCAGGACGCCGTGATCGACCATGAGTTCCGTTCGATCATGCGCAACCTGATCACGTTCATGATGGAAGATCCGCGTACAATTTCGACTGCGCTGGACACGATGTGGGTGGCCAAGGCCATCGAGCGCATCGGCGACCACGCCAAGAACATCGCCGAATACGTCATCTATGTGGTGGAGGGGCGCGACATCCGGCACAGCAAGCCGGCCAGCGTCGCCACCGGACCAGAGGAAAACTAA
- the phoB gene encoding phosphate regulon transcriptional regulator PhoB: MAADKTTVLIVEDEPAIVELVTFSLREAGWNCCAVQSTAEAWDFIHERKPQLILLDWMLPDQSGLRLLARIRGDRHFADIPVIMLTAKSMEEDKLAGLNSGADDYITKPFSPRELLARARALLRRKSPEHADSAMRAGPITLDPVSCTVTMGENKIDIGHAEYKLLKFFLAHPERVFSRSQLLDKVWGDHVVIEERTVDVHVLRLRKALKEAEHLIKTVRSVGYMLSEKA, from the coding sequence ATGGCAGCCGACAAAACGACCGTACTGATTGTGGAAGACGAACCAGCCATTGTCGAGCTGGTGACGTTCTCGCTGCGCGAGGCAGGCTGGAACTGCTGCGCCGTGCAGAGCACCGCCGAAGCGTGGGATTTCATCCACGAGCGCAAGCCGCAGCTGATCCTGCTGGACTGGATGCTGCCCGACCAGAGCGGCCTGCGCCTGTTGGCGCGCATCCGCGGCGACCGCCACTTCGCGGACATCCCCGTCATCATGCTGACGGCGAAAAGCATGGAAGAGGACAAGCTGGCGGGCCTGAACAGCGGGGCGGACGACTACATCACCAAGCCGTTCTCGCCGCGCGAGCTGCTGGCCCGCGCTCGAGCCCTGCTTCGCCGCAAGAGCCCCGAGCATGCCGATTCGGCCATGCGCGCGGGACCGATCACGCTGGACCCGGTCAGCTGCACGGTCACGATGGGCGAGAACAAGATCGACATCGGCCATGCCGAATACAAGCTGCTGAAGTTCTTCCTGGCCCATCCGGAGCGGGTGTTCTCGCGCAGCCAGCTGCTCGACAAGGTGTGGGGCGACCACGTTGTCATCGAGGAGCGCACGGTGGATGTGCACGTGCTGCGGCTGAGGAAGGCCTTGAAGGAAGCGGAGCACCTGATCAAGACGGTGCGCAGCGTGGGCTACATGCTGTCCGAGAAAGCGTAA